Proteins encoded by one window of Salvia splendens isolate huo1 chromosome 14, SspV2, whole genome shotgun sequence:
- the LOC121765045 gene encoding 1,4-alpha-glucan-branching enzyme, chloroplastic/amyloplastic-like produces the protein MLGTLVDTETQSPLVAHDSDHFTSPEGVPETNFNNRPNSFKVLSPPRTCVVYYRVEEEEVKEVSQGGDEDSNDNAKELVPGTRALEDEDDV, from the exons ATGCTTGGGACTTTGGTGGACACAGAAACACAGTCCCCCTTG GTGGCTCATGATTCAGACCATTTCACAAGCCCCGAAGGTGTTCCTGAAACAAATTTTAACAATCGTCCCAATTCCTTCAAAGTTCTCTCTCCGCCTCGTACATGTGTG GTTTACTATcgagttgaagaagaagaagtaaaAGAAGTCTCTCAGGGAGGTGATGAAGATAGCAACGACAATGCTAAGGAATTAGTACCAGGAACGCGCGCcttggaagatgaagatgatgtaTAG
- the LOC121765875 gene encoding catalase isozyme 1, with protein sequence MDPYKYRPSSAFNSSFMTTNSGAPVWNNNNSLTVGSRGPILLEDYHLVEKLANFDRERIPERVVHARGASAKGFFEVTHDITHLTCADFLRAPGVQTPVIVRFSTVIHERGSPETLRDPRGFAVKFYTREGNFDMVGNNFPVFFIRDGMKFPDMVHALKPNPKSHIQENWRILDFFSHHPESLHMFTFLFDDIGIPQDYRHMEGSGVNTYTLINKAGKVNYVKFHWKPTCGVKSLLEDEAVKIGGTNHSHATQDLYDSIAAGNYPEWKLFIQTIDPDIEDRFDFDPVDVTKTWPEDIIPLQPVGRLVLNRNIDNFFAENEQLAFCPSLVVPGVYYSDDKLLQTRIFSYSDTQRHRLGPNYLMLPANAPKTAHHNNHHEGFMNFMHRDEEVNYFPSRYDPTRHAETYPIPSVVLTGKRDKVSIEKENNFKQPGERYRSFTPERQERFIKRWIEALSDPRLTHEIRSIWVSYWSQADKSLGQKLASRLNVRPMM encoded by the exons ATGGATCCTTACAAG TACCGTCCGTCGAGTGCTTTCAATTCATCGTTTATGACCACGAATTCTGGAGCTCCAGTTTGGAACAACAACAACTCTTTGACTGTTGGAAGTAGAG GTCCAATCCTTCTTGAGGATTACCATTTGGTGGAGAAACTTGCTAATTTTGATCGCGAGAGGATTCCAGAACGTGTTGTCCATGCTAGAGGTGCCAGTGCCAAGGGCTTCTTTGAGGTCACTCATGATATCACACACCTTACTTGTGCTGATTTCCTTAGAGCTCCAGGTGTCCAAACACCTGTTATTGTCCGTTTCTCCACTGTTATCCATGAGCGTGGTAGCCCTGAAACTCTTAGGGACCCCAGAGGATTTGCCGTGAAGTTCTACACAAGAGAG GGAAACTTTGATATGGTGGGAAACAACTTTCCCGTCTTCTTTATTCGTGATGGAATGAAATTCCCTGATATGGTTCATGCGTTGAAACCCAACCCAAAGTCACACATTCAGGAGAACTGGAGAATCTTGGACTTCTTTTCTCACCATCCTGAGAGTTTGCACATGTTCACGTTCCTCTTTGATGATATTGGTATTCCACAAGATTACAGGCATATGGAAGGCTCGGGTGTAAATACCTATACTCTGATCAACAAGGCTGGGAAAGTAAATTATGTGAAGTTCCATTGGAAGCCTACTTGTGGAGTGAAGTCTCTGTTGGAGGACGAGGCTGTTAAGATTGGAGGCACCAATCACAGCCATGCCACCCAGGATCTTTATGACTCGATTGCAGCTGGCAATTACCCCGAGTGGAAACTTTTTATTCAGACTATCGATCCTGATATCGAAGATAGATTTGACTTTGACCCAGTTGATGTTACAAAGACTTGGCCCGAGGACATCATTCCCCTGCAACCCGTTGGTCGTTTGGTGCTGAATAGGAACATTGACAACTTCTTTGCTGAGAATGAACAACTTGCGTTCTGCCCTTCTCTGGTTGTCCCTGGGGTTTACTATTCTGATGACAAGCTGCTCCAAACCCGTATCTTTTCTTATTCTGATACTCAGAGGCACCGTCTTGGACCAAACTATCTGATGCTCCCAGCTAATGCTCCCAAGACTGCCCATCACAACAACCACCATGAAGGTTTCATGAACTTCATGCATAGGGACGAGGAG GTGAACTATTTCCCGTCCAGGTATGATCCAACCCGTCATGCTGAGACGTACCCCATCCCTTCTGTGGTGTTGACAGGAAAACGTGACAAG GTAAGCATTGAGAAGGAGAACAACTTCAAGCAACCCGGTGAGAGATACCGCTCCTTCACACCAGAAAG ACAAGAGAGATTCATCAAAAGGTGGATTGAGGCGTTGTCCGACCCCCGTCTCACCCACGAAATCCGAAGCATCTGGGTATCTTACTGGAGCCAG GCTGACAAGTCTCTCGGCCAGAAGCTTGCCTCTCGTCTCAATGTGAGGCCGATGATGTGA
- the LOC121765044 gene encoding cyclin-B2-3-like, producing MMKMGSDENFPGVIKPSSNAQGGLKGGVGKFGVSVGNNRRALSVINRNIIGAPPYPCAVHKRGVLTEKNEAGGKNCVGPVHRAGTRKFASGLAGKAQHSSLEEVKPSSVRRTTSSTNQPHDCIIIDADDDYKNLDDHDVPMFVQHTEAMLEEIDRMDVEVEKEDIDGEEDEEEPVIDIDSWDKSNPLAVTEYIDDLYTYYKKMESSSCVPSNYMSRQSDINERMRGILIDWLIEVHYKFELMDETLYLTVNLIDRFLALQPVVRKKLQLVGITAMLLACKYEEVSVPVVEDLIVISDKAYCRKEVLDIEKLMMSTLQFNMSLPTPYVFMKRFLKATQSDHKMELLSFFIIELCLVEYEMLCFTPSMLAAAAIFTAQCTLSGCKKWSKTSQVHTSYTQEQLMECAALMVSFHQKSGTGKLSGVHKKYSTSKYGYVAKIKPANFLIDDEY from the exons atGATGAAGATGGGATCGGATGAGAATTTTCCGGGCGTGATCAAGCCTTCTTCAAACGCTCAAG GGGGTTTGAAGGGTGGAGTTGGTAAATTTGGAGTTTCTGTGGGGAATAACAGAAGGGCTTTGAGTGTAATCAATAGGAACATCATTGGAGCTCCTCCTTACCCTTGTGCTGTTCACAAAAGAGGGGTTCTGACAGA GAAAAACGAGGCCGGTGGTAAGAACTGTGTCGGTCCAGTGCATCGTGCTGGCACAAG GAAGTTTGCTTCTGGATTGGCTGGAAAAGCACAGCATTCCTCACTTGAG gaagtcaagccatcatcagtTCGTCGAACTACTTCAAGCACAAACCAGCCCCACGACTGCATTATTATCGATGCAGATGATGACTACAAGAATTTGGATGATCATGATGTGCCAATGTTTGTGCAGCACACAGAAGCTATGCTGGAAGAGATTGATCGAATG GATGTTGAAGTTGAAAAGGAAGACATCGATGGGGAGGAGGACGAGGAGGAGCCAGTAATCGATATAGATAGCTGGGACAAAAGCAATCCACTTGCAGTTACTGAATACATTGATGATTTATACACTTACTATAAAAAAATGGAG AGCTCAAGTTGCGTCCCTTCAAACTATATGTCACGCCAGTCTGATATCAACGAACGAATGAGAGGCATCCTCATTGACTGGCTGATCGAG GTGCATTACAAGTTTGAACTGATGGACGAGACGCTGTATCTAACTGTCAATCTGATCGATAGATTCTTAGCCCTCCAGCCAGTGGTGAGGAAGAAACTGCAGCTAGTTGGTATCACTGCTATGCTCCTAGCTTGCAAATACGAGGAAGTCTCTGTCCCCGTTGTCGAGGATCTTATTGTGATATCCGATAAAGCCTACTGCAGAAAAGAAGTCCTAGACATA GAGAAGTTGATGATGAGTACCTTGCAGTTCAATATGTCGTTGCCGACGCCCTACGTGTTCATGAAGCGTTTCTTGAAAGCCACACAATCTGATCACAAG ATGGAGCTTCTGTCCTTCTTCATAATCGAGCTCTGCCTCGTTGAGTACGAGATGCTGTGCTTCACTCCATCGATGCTAGCAGCTGCTGCCATCTTCACTGCTCAATGCACTCTCAGTGGATGCAAGAAATGGAGCAAGACGAGCCAAGTGCACACAAGCTACACTCAAGAACAGCTCAT GGAATGCGCTGCACTTATGGTGAGCTTCCACCAGAAGTCGGGAACCGGAAAGCTCAGCGGTGTGCATAAGAAGTATAGTACTTCCAAATATGGCTATGTTGCAAAAATCAAACCTGCTAATTTTCTCATTGATGATGAATACTGA
- the LOC121765043 gene encoding DEAD-box ATP-dependent RNA helicase 38-like: MAHSWADVADEEAENETSSSNITIKLDSLVVDESKQGALGLTNSTIEAVTSGDTPYTSAKRFEDLNLSPELLKGLYVEMKFEQPSKIQAISLPMILTPPYNNLIAQAHNGSGKTTCFVLGMLSRVDPNVPQPQALCICPTRELAIQNMEVLLKMGRFTGITSELALPSDQANYMPIQKRPPITAQVIIGTPGTISKWLQHKKLGLSKMKILVFDEADHMLAMSGFRDESIRIMKAIAKSTSNCQVLLFSATFDDVVKGFSSKIAGEIFKGQPNQMFVRKEELSLESVKQYKVHCPDELSKIMVIKDQILELGEKVGQTIVFVKSRNVASMLHQALVKLGYEVTTIQGALNIEDRDKIIKEFKGGLTHVLIATDVLARGFDQSQVNLVINFDLPVQYGRYSEPDNEVYLHRVGRAGRFGRKGAVFNLLCLDSDDMIMDKIEKHFNPQITEVAPWNSREAFEDALRRAGLL; encoded by the exons ATGGCTCACTCGTGGGCGGATGTCGCCGATGAGGAGGCGGAGAACGAGACTTCATCGTCCAATATCACTATCAAATTGGACTCATTGGTTGTGGATGAGTCCAAACAAGGAGCACTCGGCCTTACAAATTCCACCATTGAAGCG GTTACGTCCGGGGACACTCCATATACCTCGGCTAAGAGATTCGAAGACCTGAACTTGTCACCTGAATTGCTCAAGGGGCTTTATGTTGAGATGAAGTTTGAGCAACCTAGCAAGATTCAGGCTATCAGTTTACCCATGATCTTAACTCCTCCTTACAACAATTTAATAGCTCAAGCTCATAATGGATCCGGGAAGACCACTTGCTTCGTGCTTGGTATGTTGAGCCGAGTTGATCCGAATGTCCCTCAACCTCAGGCTCTCTGCATTTGCCCCACCAGGGAGTTAGCCATTCAG AATATGGAAGTGCTTCTGAAGATGGGGAGGTTCACTGGGATAACCTCAGAATTAGCCTTACCATCTGATCAAGCAAACTACATGCCAATACAAAAGAGGCCACCTATTACAGCGCAAGTAATCATCGGCACACCAGGCACAATCTCTAAATGGCTGCAGCACAAGAAATTGGGTTTGAGTAAAATGAAGATTCTTGTGTTCGATGAGGCAGACCACATGTTGGCAATG AGTGGATTCCGAGATGAATCAATCAGGATAATGAAGGCTATTGCTAAATCCACTTCCAATTGCCAG GTCCTGTTATTCTCGGCTACCTTTGATGATGTTGTGAAGGGCTTTTCATCCAAGATAGCTGGAGAGATCTTTAAAGGACAACCTAATCAAATGTTTGTCAGAAAGGAAGAACTATCTCTGGAGTCTGTAAAACAGTACAAGGTTCATTGTCCTGACGAGCTTTCAAAGATCATGGTGATTAAAGACCAAATACTTGAACTTGGAGAGAAAGTGGGGCAGACAATTGTCTTTGTCAAATCCAGGAATGTTGCATCTATGTTGCACCAAGCTTTGGTCAAACTTGGCTATGAGGTGACTACGATCCAGGGTGCTCTGAATATAGAGGACAGGGACAAAATCATAAAAGAGTTCAAAGGAGGTCTGACCCATGTTCTAATCGCAACTGATGTTCTTGCTCGAGGTTTTGACCAGAGCCAG GTTAATTTGGTTATCAATTTTGATCTTCCTGTGCAATATGGTCGTTATTCTGAGCCTGACAATGAGGTTTACTTGCACCGGGTTGGTAGAGCTGGGCGCTTTGGCCGCAAAG GTGCTGTGTTCAACTTGCTTTGTCTTGACAGCGATGATATGATTATGGACAAGATTGAGAAACACTTCAACCCTCAGATCACTGAG GTTGCTCCTTGGAATAGTCGGGAAGCATTCGAGGATGCTCTACGGCGCGCTGGGCTATTGTGA